The Blastocatellia bacterium genome contains the following window.
AAAAATCGCGCTGGTTGCTGAGCACGTCAACCGGATGTTGCGCGCTTTCGACGCTGAGCCAGTGGATCCGCAATCGCTCTACGAGCGGTGTCGAGAGCTAGGTGAGAAGCTCGCGCCCTTCGTGACGGATACGGTCGCTTACTTGAATCGAGCGATCGCCAAAGGGCGGACCGTCCTCTTCGAAGGCGCGCAAGGGACGATGCTCGATGTGGATCATGGGACGTATCCATTCGTGACCTCTTCGAACGCGTCGGCTGGCGGCGCGATCGTAGGGACGGGCGTCCCGCCCACGCGCGTCACAGCCGTCTTGGGTGTCGTCAAAGCCTATACGACGCGCGTGGGAGAAGGTCCCTTTCCCACGGAGCTTCAAGATGAAATCGGGCAGCTCCTCCAGCAGGGAGGGGGAGAATATGGGGCGACAACAGGACGCCCACGCCGCTGCGGATGGTTTGATGCTTTCGCCGTCGCCTATGCCGTGATGCTCAACGGGTGCACGGCGCTGGCCCTCACCAAACTCGATGTGCTCGATCCACTGCCAGAGATCAAAATCTGCGTGGGATACCGCTATCGCGGACGTTTGCTCGACGAATATCCAGCTTCCTGCGAAACCCTCCGCGAATGCGAGCCGATCTACGAGGCCGTCCCGGGGTGGCAGGCACCGACGAGCGGACTCACTCGCTACGAGGAATTACCGCCGAAAGCCCAACGCTACATCGAGCGTTTGAGTCAACTGGTCGGATGTGACATCCCCATCATCTCAACCGGCGCTGAGCGCGAGGAGATGATCGTCGTGCCCAGCCACGCCGCGGAACGAGTGCTGGCGTGATCCCATTCGATTCGGGAGGGCCTCAGGCCTTCAGGACTTGAATCGTCTTTCTCCAAAAGGCTTCATCCTCTAAGGGACGCGGCGGGCGCAGCCCGTAAAAGACGATTCGATCCACAAGCGAACGATACCGCTCGCGGAGTCGTTCAGCCATTTCCTCCGGTGGAGCGACGATGGCGAACGTCTGCAGCATCTCTTCGGAGACGACATCAGCGAGCTCATCCCATCGTCCGACCGCGGCCAGCGTACGTAGCCGTTCCGCCTGCTCCGTGAAGCCGTGCAATTCGAGGAGAAGGCGGTACGTTGGCGTCGAGCCGTAGAAGCCAATCTGCGCTCGAGCGAAACGTTGGCTCTCATCCCATTCGGTTGAATCCCGCCCCGAGACGATGATGGCGGCTGCGACGATCTCAAACTGCGAGCGTTCCCGACCAGCCGCTCGCCATCCAGCTTCAAGCTCCGGCAGTGCGATCTCGCGCACGTATCGTTCCGAATGCAGGGGATGCACGTGCACGCCATCGGCCACTTCCCCGGCAAGCCGTAACATCCTGCGATTCACCGCCGAGATGTGTACGGGAATGTCCGCGTATGGATTCGGCTCCGGCGTGAAGAACGGCGTCATCAGACTCAGCGTGTACTGCTCGCCGCGAAAGTTCAACGGCGCACCATCGCGCCATGCTGCCCAGATGGCGCGCAACGCCGCGATGTATTCGCGTAGCCACGGTGCCGGCGCCTTCCACTTCAGCCCAAATCGTCGCTCAATGTGGCCCTTCACTTGGCTTCCTAGTCCGAGGATCATCCGGCCCCGCGACAAACGTTGTAAATCCCACGCGATGTATGCCGTGATCATCGGGCTGCGCGGAAAGGCGACCGCAATGCCCGTCCCCAATGTGATTCGTGTCGTGTGCTCAGCGGCGAGCGCGATCGCCAGGAATGGATCCCCTCCGGTTTCACCGAACCAGAGACCGTCAAAGCCAAGAGCCTCCACGCGCCGAGCCAGAGCCGGAACATCCTCCAAACGAAATCGCGGGAGAATGAGATCCACTTTCATCGCTTCCTCCTTCGCGAGCGCCTCGAGTCATGAACGGGCATCATAGCACAAGGGGTCAGAGCCGTCGAGATCGGATGAATGCATCTCTACATCGAGTAAAAATGACTCGCTGGCTGAAGTCTCGGACGGACTTCGTGTCATTTAGGTCCAGTGAATCCGAGACCTCTTCGGACATTGTGTGTCAAAAATAGCCACTTGGAGTCTCTCGGTGGGATCCTGGACTCAGGCTAATTGAAAGAAATGGCTTAACTTGAGTCGAAAGGGCGCGCACGGTCTTGCTCTTGGGCATGGAATTTGCTTATATACTCGGACGAAATCGGGGCGCTAATATGGAGACATCAGAGCGAACAGCGTGGTATCGCCAACTGAAGGCTTGGCTTAAGGGGGCCTCTTATGTTGTGGGCATCTTCGGGGAGGCGATTCGTTCCTGGCGTGAGCTGCGGATGATCGTGAGGGGATTGCTTTGGACGGATCACGTGGTGCTCGCGCATTTGATCGTGACGCGACGGTGCAATCTCTCCTGTGGGTATTGCAACGAGTACGATCGGGTCTCGACACCGGTGCCGACGGATGTGCTGCGGCGGCGAGTGGATCGGCTGGCGGAGTTAGGGGCGAGCATCATCACGATCAGTGGTGGGGAGCCGCTTTTGCATCCGGAGTTGGAGGAGGTCATTCGGCATATTCGACGGCATGGGATCATCGCCGGGCTGATCACCAATGGATATTTGCTGACGCGCGAGCGGATCAAGAAGCTGAATGAGGCGGGGTTGGAGTACCTGCAGATCAGTATTGACAATGTTCAGCCGGATGAGGTCTCGAAGAAGAGCTTGAAGGTGCTCGATCAGAAGCTCCTGTGGTTGAGCGAGCTGGCGCGGTTCAAGGTGAACATCAATACGGTCTTGGGAAGCGGCGTGCGGAATCCTGAGGATGCGCTGGTGATCGCGCGGCGAGCGGTCGAATTAGGATTCTCGTGCTCGGTCGGAGTGATCCATGACGAGTGGGGGCGGCTGCGACCGCTCTCGCAGCGGGAGCGGGAGATTTTCCTGGCCGTGCAGAAACTCGGGAAGTGGAGTTACAGTCGGGTGAATCGGTTCCAGCGGAATTTGGTTGAGGGGAGGCCCAATCGGTGGCGGTGTCGGGCGGGCGCTCGGTACCTCTACGTGTGCGAGGATGGTCTGGTGCACTACTGTTCGCAGCAACGGGGGTATCCGGGAGTCCCGCTGGAAACGTACACGCGTGAGGACATGCGGCGGGAGTATCTGACGGAGAAAGCCTGTGCGCCCTACTGCACGATCTCCTGCGTGCAGCAGGTGGCGGAGTTGGACAACTGGCGCGATCCGCAGACGTTGGGGGTCAAGGTCTGGCGGGCGCCGGTCACGTCCGCGTACGAAGTGCGGCGCGCTGAATGAAGGCGGCCGCGGGCTGTAGCATGAGGTCTTCGAGCGAAGGAGGGAGAGTCTATGCATAAGCCGATCAAGTATGTGGAGAAAGCGCTGACCTATGTCGCGCGCGCAGCCTGGTTTGTCTTCGAGCGGTTGAATCGCATTCGGCCGAATCCCTCGTTCACGCCGAAGTGGTCGGATCGGCCGCTGCTGAAGTCCTATGAGAAGGTGAAGCCACCGCTCGGATGGCCGCGCACGACCGATAGCCTCTGTCCCAAGTGCGTGCCGGAGATCCGGCAACAGATCTTGGACGGAAAACTCCCGGTGGACATTTTGCGGGAGCAGCCCGTCGGACAAATCAAGGCGCAGATCATCGAGCGCGATGGAAAGATCTGGATGGTGAAGGATTGTCCGAAGCACGGACATTTTGAGGACATCATCTCCATTGATCCGGAGTTCACGCGCCACCTGGAGCAGGCCTATCCGGGGAGCGACATTCGTGCGCACAATGATGAGCGGTTGCACAATCATGGGTCGAGCACCATCAAGTACGGGCGTGGCGCCGTCCTCACCATTGATCTCACTAATCGCTGCAACATGATGTGCGATCCCTGCTTCATGGACGCCAATCAGGTGGGGTTCGTGCACGAATTGAGCTGGGAGGACATCAAGAAGTTGCTCGACGATGCCATCACGCTCAAACCGAAGCGGCAGCTCTCGGTGCAATTCTCCGGCGGAGAGCCCACGCTCTCACCCTATTTCCTGGATGCCATTCGCTACGCGCGTAAGCTCGGCTACAACAGCGTGCAAGCGGCGACCAACGGCATCGAGTTCGCCAAGAGTCCGGAGTTCGCTCGCGCGGCGGCCGAAGCCGGCTTGCGGTACGTCTATTTGCAGTTTGATGGCATCGGCAATGCCGCCAATGCGCATCGGCGCGTCGGCAATCTCTTCGACGTGAAGCTCCGGGCGATCGAGAACTTGCATAACGCCGGCGTGGAGATCATCCTGGTGACGACCATCGTCAACGGGATCAACAATGAGCAGGTGGGCCGGATCGTGCAATTTGCCCTGGACAATCCGAAGAAGATCGCCTTCGTCGCCTTCCAACCGGTCTCCTTCACTGGACGCGACGAGGAGATCAGCGATGAGCGGCGCATGGCGCAGCGGTATACGCTCAGCCATCTGGCCCACGATTTGAAGAATCAGTTGGGATTGGGCGAGCCCGCGCGCGATTGGTTCCCGCTCTCGTTCGTGAGCACCTTCTGCGATTGGTCCGACCTCGTGCACGGGCCGCAGGCGGATTGGGGGCAGGTCGGTTGTGGCTGTCATCCCAATTGCGGCGTGGGCATGGCCGTCATGGTGGACAAGGAGACGCGCGAGGCCGTCCCCGTTACGGCCTTCCTGAATGGGGATCAACTGGCCCGCGATGTGATGAAGATCAATGATGCGGCGCGCGGGAAGTGGCTTTCGATCCTGGGCATGGCGCTGGCGCTCATGAAGAATTACGATCCGTTCAAGGCGCCGAAGCATTTCAAGCTGTGGGACCTGCTGGTGAAGTTCGACAAATCCTTCGGGGCGACGGGTCGCAGCTATGGGGATGTCAGCGGCAATCGTACCCGCGAGGACATCGAGCGACGGCGCCGGGATCGGTGGAACTTCCTCTTCATTGCCGGCATGTGGTTCCAGGACCTGTTCAACTACGACTTCCGGCGGACTGAGCGTTGCATCATCCCCTATGCGACGCAAGAGGGAGAGATCTCCTTCTGCGCCTACAATACGGGCATCGGCTGGCGGAAGATCGTCGAAAAGATGCATATGACGGCGACGCTCTCGAAGTGGTACGAGCAACACGGGCGACACGAGATCTTCGCCGGCGGCAAGAGCGTGCCCCTCTCCAGCACCGCCCATTCGCTCCTCGTGCGCGAAGAGTTGGTGACGCAAGATGTGCAGCATGATCTGGAGCGATTGGGCATCCCGAAGAACGCGCGCGAGGAGAAGCTGTGGCGGCGTCGTCTGAGCAAGGCGGAGAACGAGCAGATGGCGCGTCTCTATCGTCAGCTCGTGCTCAACGAGCCGATCGAACCCTTGGTGCAGTTGAGGGGCTTGAAGAGCAAGACGCCGAACGTCGGCATCGGCGTCGGAGATTGAAATCACGCGGCCTCCCCGATCCCTTCGGGGAGGCCCTCTCTTCCCGGATACGAAAAAAAGAGCGGGGTGAAGCCATAGAATGATCTTTGCGCTCGCTCGGCAATCCCCTTGATGCGCGCAGAAGATCTCTCGCGCTCGCCGCTCGCCTTTCGGCATGAGGGATCACACCTGAATCGCGTGAGAAAGCGTATTCGCAGCCGGGGTATCGGAGCATCCCTGTCAGAATCTCCGCCCTCCGTGAAACCCCTGTTCTGATGGCAGGAGAGGAGACGGAGCCGGAAGTCCTCCGGCATTTTGATCACCACAGTTAGCTCGATCTCGGTGCTTTGGGGATTTCTCGCGACCTGGATCATCCTTGCGCTCTCGTTCTTGAAATGAGCGGAGACGGGATTCACCGATGACGCGCTCCTCGTGAAGTTCTTCGGCACAGCTTGCACCTCTATTATGGACTTCGCGCAGCCGAAGTGGCAGTAGGTTCTAAGGCGAGTGATCTCTGTAATTCGTCTCGGTGCCGACGGCCATGGTGACCATCTTCAGCATGATCCGGCGAGCGGACGGTGGACTTTGGATTGGGGATTCCTCCTCTTGCTCCTCCCAGGGATGATGACGATCCTGGGCACGGTGTGGATCTTCCGGCGAGAGCGGAAGCATCGCGCCCGGGAAGGTCGAGCGGGAAAGGCCTCTTGATCCCACGTTCAGCGTCAGTTGGCTTTCTGCAACTGCTCGAGGTCCCGCAAGACTTCCTCGGCATGCGTTTCTGGTTTCACCTTCTCATAGACTTTGGCGATGCGTCCCTCCGGATCAATGAGGAACGAGATGCGGTGGGTACCCATCGTCGTGCGTCCCATGAAGGACTTTTGGCCCCAGACGCCGTAAGCGCGAACGACCGCTTTCTCATCATCGGCGAGTAAGGGGAAGGGAAGAGCGTACTTCTCAGCGA
Protein-coding sequences here:
- a CDS encoding adenylosuccinate synthase → MRNVVVVGAQWGDEGKGKIVDWLAAHFDIIARYQGGHNAGHTVRVGGRRFVLHLIPSGILRDGKVCVIGNGVVVDPEALLEEMAMLRREGISVTPERLLVSHRAHVILPYHRALEAVVERHLGERRVGTTMRGIGPAYEFKYGRRGLRMDDLCEPQRLREKIALVAEHVNRMLRAFDAEPVDPQSLYERCRELGEKLAPFVTDTVAYLNRAIAKGRTVLFEGAQGTMLDVDHGTYPFVTSSNASAGGAIVGTGVPPTRVTAVLGVVKAYTTRVGEGPFPTELQDEIGQLLQQGGGEYGATTGRPRRCGWFDAFAVAYAVMLNGCTALALTKLDVLDPLPEIKICVGYRYRGRLLDEYPASCETLRECEPIYEAVPGWQAPTSGLTRYEELPPKAQRYIERLSQLVGCDIPIISTGAEREEMIVVPSHAAERVLA
- a CDS encoding TIGR03617 family F420-dependent LLM class oxidoreductase: MKVDLILPRFRLEDVPALARRVEALGFDGLWFGETGGDPFLAIALAAEHTTRITLGTGIAVAFPRSPMITAYIAWDLQRLSRGRMILGLGSQVKGHIERRFGLKWKAPAPWLREYIAALRAIWAAWRDGAPLNFRGEQYTLSLMTPFFTPEPNPYADIPVHISAVNRRMLRLAGEVADGVHVHPLHSERYVREIALPELEAGWRAAGRERSQFEIVAAAIIVSGRDSTEWDESQRFARAQIGFYGSTPTYRLLLELHGFTEQAERLRTLAAVGRWDELADVVSEEMLQTFAIVAPPEEMAERLRERYRSLVDRIVFYGLRPPRPLEDEAFWRKTIQVLKA
- a CDS encoding radical SAM protein, yielding MIVRGLLWTDHVVLAHLIVTRRCNLSCGYCNEYDRVSTPVPTDVLRRRVDRLAELGASIITISGGEPLLHPELEEVIRHIRRHGIIAGLITNGYLLTRERIKKLNEAGLEYLQISIDNVQPDEVSKKSLKVLDQKLLWLSELARFKVNINTVLGSGVRNPEDALVIARRAVELGFSCSVGVIHDEWGRLRPLSQREREIFLAVQKLGKWSYSRVNRFQRNLVEGRPNRWRCRAGARYLYVCEDGLVHYCSQQRGYPGVPLETYTREDMRREYLTEKACAPYCTISCVQQVAELDNWRDPQTLGVKVWRAPVTSAYEVRRAE
- a CDS encoding radical SAM protein, which translates into the protein MHKPIKYVEKALTYVARAAWFVFERLNRIRPNPSFTPKWSDRPLLKSYEKVKPPLGWPRTTDSLCPKCVPEIRQQILDGKLPVDILREQPVGQIKAQIIERDGKIWMVKDCPKHGHFEDIISIDPEFTRHLEQAYPGSDIRAHNDERLHNHGSSTIKYGRGAVLTIDLTNRCNMMCDPCFMDANQVGFVHELSWEDIKKLLDDAITLKPKRQLSVQFSGGEPTLSPYFLDAIRYARKLGYNSVQAATNGIEFAKSPEFARAAAEAGLRYVYLQFDGIGNAANAHRRVGNLFDVKLRAIENLHNAGVEIILVTTIVNGINNEQVGRIVQFALDNPKKIAFVAFQPVSFTGRDEEISDERRMAQRYTLSHLAHDLKNQLGLGEPARDWFPLSFVSTFCDWSDLVHGPQADWGQVGCGCHPNCGVGMAVMVDKETREAVPVTAFLNGDQLARDVMKINDAARGKWLSILGMALALMKNYDPFKAPKHFKLWDLLVKFDKSFGATGRSYGDVSGNRTREDIERRRRDRWNFLFIAGMWFQDLFNYDFRRTERCIIPYATQEGEISFCAYNTGIGWRKIVEKMHMTATLSKWYEQHGRHEIFAGGKSVPLSSTAHSLLVREELVTQDVQHDLERLGIPKNAREEKLWRRRLSKAENEQMARLYRQLVLNEPIEPLVQLRGLKSKTPNVGIGVGD